A single Rhopalosiphum padi isolate XX-2018 chromosome 4, ASM2088224v1, whole genome shotgun sequence DNA region contains:
- the LOC132930276 gene encoding uncharacterized protein LOC132930276: MILYLLFFYFLGLSSATDTSNTSDITSTGGSNSSFSTQVMCYFKGNLDQSDSTLVNLDPAKLPKECDVIIYSRFSINLYSEVDCDDVLLKSVTDLNKPVIVTLSRDNDYPDWSKILTPDGNADDTKVLCDFASSHNVAGYLLYSIAPDTSTYGFDEKVGKNIIPYIKQLKKCGLIIGVSIYAVPSSIINPCVYNYDELNTIVDFYKIETYALNSCDPNFYNGMTPISQTDHGPHYYYGMEEVVSYLKESKISLTKLTFIIEIYPLNNDATTYTSYAQVCSGQFDNSTWCVQTSLDLYHKGKFAHDQKSGIIVMMMDLDDVNNDCGCTAEFNGFKNIIAGFTSGSTSPCKHFDVQTLEYPIQ, translated from the exons atgattttgtacttgttatttttttatttcctcgGTTTGTCGTCGGCTACAGACACTTCAAATACTTCAGACATAACCAGTACAGGCGGTTCAAACTCAA gtTTTTCTACCCAAGTAATGTGCTATTTCAAAGGAAATTTGGACCAGTCTGATTCTACTTTAGTTAATTTAGATCCTGCAAAATTACCAAAAGAATgtgatgtaataatttatagtcgATTTTCAATCAACCTATATTCCGAAGTAGATTGTGAtgatg TACTGCTCAAATCAGTAACAGACTTAAATAAACCTGTGATTGTGACACTTTCACGAGATAATGATTACCCTGATTGGAGTAAGATATTGACCCCTGATGGTAATGCTGACGATACAAAGGTTTTATGCGATTTCGCATCAAGCCATAATGTTGCGGGATACCTTCTATATTCGATTGCGCCAGATACC TCGACGTATGGATTCGATGAAAAGGTTGGAAAAAACATTATaccttatataaaacaattaaaaaaatgtggtttAATAATCGGTGTTTCTATATATGCAGTTCCATCATCTATAATAAATCCATGTG TCTATAATTATGATGAATTGAACACCATAGTTGACTTCTATAAAATAGAAACGTATGCGTTGAATTCATGCGATCCAAATTTTTATAATGGCATGACTCCAATTTCACAAACTGATCACGGCCCTCATTACTACTACGgaatg gaagAAGTCGTATCTTATCTAAAGGAATCGAAAATAAGTCTTACGAAACTAacctttattattgaaatttacccGCTTAACAATGATGCAACAACTTATACTTCTTATGCTCAA gTATGTTCAGGACAATTTGATAATTCAACTTGGTGTGTGCAAACATCATTAGATTTGTATCATAAG ggaAAATTTGCACATGATCAAAAAAGTGGAATAATAGTCATGATGATGGATCTTGATGACGTTAATAACGACTGTGGGTGTACTGCGGAGTTCAAtggatttaaaaacataattgctGGATTCACTAGTGGTTCAACATCACCATGCAAGCATTTTGACGTTCAAACACTTGAATATCCAATTCAATAA